In Bradysia coprophila strain Holo2 unplaced genomic scaffold, BU_Bcop_v1 contig_358, whole genome shotgun sequence, one DNA window encodes the following:
- the LOC119081418 gene encoding mitochondrial Rho GTPase isoform X1 — protein sequence MVTWNMTRRHVRILLVGDPGAGKTSLILSLVSEEFPDDVPPKAEEITIPADVTPEQVPTNIVDFCASEQTDDNLQDEINKAHVVCIVYSVENDESIDRITTHWLPFIRDSTTIDQRKPVVLVGNKIDLVDYSTIEHVLTIMEEFPEVESCVECSAKTLHNISEMFYYAQKAVLHPTAPLYIMEEQDLTEGCKKALVRIFKVCDIDGDGLLNDFELNHFQRRCFNAPLQPQVLDEVKAVLTKNVPDGIYDQSVTLKGFLFLHCLFIQRGRNETTWAVLRKFGYNENLEMCHEYLQPHIKIPPGSSTELSHRGQQFLTALFERSDRDGDGALSVDEYKAIFNACPVLPWPSISDIRRTVPTNPASEKGFLSLHGWMCRWTLMTLIDLPKTLDYLAYLGFNVHENESQALAIHVTRERRLDLAKKQSSRSVYMCHVFGPKGCGKTGLCRGFIADNLVKLTEKEFLSGDHYCINTVQIYGQEKYLVLKDIEMRQILDPLQPHEVHCDVACLTYDVNNPTSFEYVARIYIKYFAESKIPVLITGTKGDLEEVRQDYLLQPKEFCQKYQLLPPQIFSLKDNKKDLYVKLATMAAFPRFQAAWIMFYKHRLERLLGTAHLRHFGNMATDPFIWWKAGLGVAAASIVGYFIIKVLHSTISTR from the exons ATGGTCACATGGAATATGACGCGGCGTCACGTGCGCATTTTGTTGGTTGGTGATCCAGGAGCTGGCAAAACATCACTCATTTTATCGCTAGTGAGTGAGGAATTTCCCGACGATGTACCACCGAAAGCGGAAGAAATCACAATACCTGCCGATGTTACACCTGAACAGGTTCCCACAAATATTGTCGATTTTTGCG CTTCAGAACAAACGGATGACAATCTTCAAGACGAAATAAACAAGGCTCATGTGGTGTGCATAGTTTACTCGGTCGAAAATGATGAATCGATTGATCGAATTACGACGCATTGGCTACCGTTTATTCGGGACAGCACAACCATTGATCAAAGAAAACCGGTGGTTTTAGTGGGGAACAAAATTGACCTAGTCGATTACTCTACAATCGAA CATGTACTCACCATAATGGAAGAATTTCCAGAAGTCGAAAGCTGTGTCGAATGTTCAGCCAAAACTCTTCACAATATATCCGAAATGTTCTACTATGCACAGAAAGCCGTTCTTCATCCCACTGCCCCTTTATATATTATGGAGGAACAAGAC ctGACTGAAGGCTGTAAGAAGGCGCTGGTTCGAATATTCAAAGTATGTGACATCGATGGTGACGGTTTACTGAACGATTTCGAGCTCAATCACTTCCAAAGACGCTGTTTCAATGCACCACTTCAACCGCAAGTACTTGACGAGGTGAAAGCtgttctaacaaaaaatgtccccGATGGAATATACGACCAA TCAGTCACCCTGAAaggatttttatttcttcattgTCTGTTTATTCAACGTGGACGAAACGAAACCACCTGGGCTGTACTCAGAAAATTCGGCTACAATGAGAACTTAGAAATGTGTCATGAGTATCTCCAACCGCACATAAAAATACCGCCGGGTAGTAGCACAG AATTGTCACACCGTggtcaacaatttttaaccgCACTATTCGAACGAAGTGATCGTGACGGAGACGGAGCTTTATCGGTTGATGAATACAAAGCAATATTCAATGCGTGTCCCGTACTGCCATGGCCGTCAATTTCTGATATCCGACGTACTGTTCCGACGAATCCAGCTAGTGAAAAAGGATTTTTATCTCTACATGGATGGATGTGTCGTTGGACTTTAATGACCCTGATCGACTTACCCAAAACTCTGGATTATTTAGCGTATTTAGGATTCAATGTTCACGAGAACGAATCGCAAGCGTTGGCTATCCACGTGACGCGGGAACGTCGTTTGGATTTGGCTAAAAAACAGAGCAGTAGATCGGTTTACATGTGCCACGTATTCGGTCCCAAAGGTTGTGGTAAAACGGGTCTGTGCAGAGGCTTCATAGCTGATAATTTGGTCAAATTGACGGAAAAGGAATTTCTCAGTGGCGATCACTACTGCATCAACACCGTTCAAATATACGGACAGGAAAAATATCTGGTCTTGAAAGACATCGAAATGAGACAAATTCTCGATCCACTGCAACCACATGAAGTTCATTGTGACGTGGCCTGTCTTACATATGACGTAAACAATCCGACATCTTTCGAATACGTGGCGAGAATTTATATAAAGTACTTTGCCGAAAGTAAAATACCGGTGTTAATTACCGGCACAAAAGGCGATTTGGAGGAAGTACGACAGGACTATTTGTTGCAACCGAAAGAATTTTGCCAAAAGTATCAACTACTGCCACCACAAATATTCAGCTTAAAGGACAATAAGAAGGATCTTTATGTGAAACTGGCAACAATGGCGGCATTTCC GCGTTTTCAAGCTGCTTGGATTATGTTTTACAAACATAGATTAGAGAGACTTCTAGGAACAGC TCATTTGAGACATTTTGGCAACATGGCTACCGATCCCTTTATATGGTGGAAAGCTGGACTTGGTGTTGCTGCCGCGAGTATTGTTGGCTATTTTATCATCAAAGTATTGCACAGCACTATATCGACTCGataa
- the LOC119081418 gene encoding mitochondrial Rho GTPase isoform X2 codes for MVTWNMTRRHVRILLVGDPGAGKTSLILSLVSEEFPDDVPPKAEEITIPADVTPEQVPTNIVDFCASEQTDDNLQDEINKAHVVCIVYSVENDESIDRITTHWLPFIRDSTTIDQRKPVVLVGNKIDLVDYSTIEHVLTIMEEFPEVESCVECSAKTLHNISEMFYYAQKAVLHPTAPLYIMEEQDLTEGCKKALVRIFKVCDIDGDGLLNDFELNHFQRRCFNAPLQPQVLDEVKAVLTKNVPDGIYDQSVTLKGFLFLHCLFIQRGRNETTWAVLRKFGYNENLEMCHEYLQPHIKIPPGSSTELSHRGQQFLTALFERSDRDGDGALSVDEYKAIFNACPVLPWPSISDIRRTVPTNPASEKGFLSLHGWMCRWTLMTLIDLPKTLDYLAYLGFNVHENESQALAIHVTRERRLDLAKKQSSRSVYMCHVFGPKGCGKTGLCRGFIADNLVKLTEKEFLSGDHYCINTVQIYGQEKYLVLKDIEMRQILDPLQPHEVHCDVACLTYDVNNPTSFEYVARIYIKYFAESKIPVLITGTKGDLEEVRQDYLLQPKEFCQKYQLLPPQIFSLKDNKKDLYVKLATMAAFPHLRHFGNMATDPFIWWKAGLGVAAASIVGYFIIKVLHSTISTR; via the exons ATGGTCACATGGAATATGACGCGGCGTCACGTGCGCATTTTGTTGGTTGGTGATCCAGGAGCTGGCAAAACATCACTCATTTTATCGCTAGTGAGTGAGGAATTTCCCGACGATGTACCACCGAAAGCGGAAGAAATCACAATACCTGCCGATGTTACACCTGAACAGGTTCCCACAAATATTGTCGATTTTTGCG CTTCAGAACAAACGGATGACAATCTTCAAGACGAAATAAACAAGGCTCATGTGGTGTGCATAGTTTACTCGGTCGAAAATGATGAATCGATTGATCGAATTACGACGCATTGGCTACCGTTTATTCGGGACAGCACAACCATTGATCAAAGAAAACCGGTGGTTTTAGTGGGGAACAAAATTGACCTAGTCGATTACTCTACAATCGAA CATGTACTCACCATAATGGAAGAATTTCCAGAAGTCGAAAGCTGTGTCGAATGTTCAGCCAAAACTCTTCACAATATATCCGAAATGTTCTACTATGCACAGAAAGCCGTTCTTCATCCCACTGCCCCTTTATATATTATGGAGGAACAAGAC ctGACTGAAGGCTGTAAGAAGGCGCTGGTTCGAATATTCAAAGTATGTGACATCGATGGTGACGGTTTACTGAACGATTTCGAGCTCAATCACTTCCAAAGACGCTGTTTCAATGCACCACTTCAACCGCAAGTACTTGACGAGGTGAAAGCtgttctaacaaaaaatgtccccGATGGAATATACGACCAA TCAGTCACCCTGAAaggatttttatttcttcattgTCTGTTTATTCAACGTGGACGAAACGAAACCACCTGGGCTGTACTCAGAAAATTCGGCTACAATGAGAACTTAGAAATGTGTCATGAGTATCTCCAACCGCACATAAAAATACCGCCGGGTAGTAGCACAG AATTGTCACACCGTggtcaacaatttttaaccgCACTATTCGAACGAAGTGATCGTGACGGAGACGGAGCTTTATCGGTTGATGAATACAAAGCAATATTCAATGCGTGTCCCGTACTGCCATGGCCGTCAATTTCTGATATCCGACGTACTGTTCCGACGAATCCAGCTAGTGAAAAAGGATTTTTATCTCTACATGGATGGATGTGTCGTTGGACTTTAATGACCCTGATCGACTTACCCAAAACTCTGGATTATTTAGCGTATTTAGGATTCAATGTTCACGAGAACGAATCGCAAGCGTTGGCTATCCACGTGACGCGGGAACGTCGTTTGGATTTGGCTAAAAAACAGAGCAGTAGATCGGTTTACATGTGCCACGTATTCGGTCCCAAAGGTTGTGGTAAAACGGGTCTGTGCAGAGGCTTCATAGCTGATAATTTGGTCAAATTGACGGAAAAGGAATTTCTCAGTGGCGATCACTACTGCATCAACACCGTTCAAATATACGGACAGGAAAAATATCTGGTCTTGAAAGACATCGAAATGAGACAAATTCTCGATCCACTGCAACCACATGAAGTTCATTGTGACGTGGCCTGTCTTACATATGACGTAAACAATCCGACATCTTTCGAATACGTGGCGAGAATTTATATAAAGTACTTTGCCGAAAGTAAAATACCGGTGTTAATTACCGGCACAAAAGGCGATTTGGAGGAAGTACGACAGGACTATTTGTTGCAACCGAAAGAATTTTGCCAAAAGTATCAACTACTGCCACCACAAATATTCAGCTTAAAGGACAATAAGAAGGATCTTTATGTGAAACTGGCAACAATGGCGGCATTTCC TCATTTGAGACATTTTGGCAACATGGCTACCGATCCCTTTATATGGTGGAAAGCTGGACTTGGTGTTGCTGCCGCGAGTATTGTTGGCTATTTTATCATCAAAGTATTGCACAGCACTATATCGACTCGataa